The Deltaproteobacteria bacterium sequence CGAGGAGGACCTGTTCCGCGTCGCGGGGACCGACTATTTCCTCGTCCCCACGGCGGAGGTCCCCGTCACCAACATCGTCCGGGACGAGATCCTCTCCGCCGACCGGCTCCCGCTGAAGATGACGGCGTACACGCCGTGCTTCCGGGCGGAGGCCGGATCGTACGGGAAGGACACGCGCGGGATGATCCGCCAGCACCAGTTCAACAAGGTGGAGCTGGTCAAGGTCTGCCGCCCGGAGCAGTCGCCGGAGGAGCTGGAAAAGCTCACCGCCGACGCCGAGGCGATCCTGCAACGGCTGGAGCTCCCGTACCGGGTCGTGACGCTCTGTTCGGGGGACCTCGGCTTCTCCTCCGCCAAGACGTACGACATCGAGGTGTGGGTCCCCTCGCAGGAACGGTACCGGGAGATCTCCTCCTGCAGCTCCTTCACCGACTTCCAGGCCCGCCGGGCGAAGATCCGCTTCCGCGAGGGCGCTTCGGGGAAGACCCGCCTGGCCCACACCCTCAACGGGTCGGGGCTGGCGGTCGGGAGGACGGTGGTGGCGATCCTCGAGAACTTCCAGCGCGAGGACGGGACGGTCGACGTCCCCGCGGCGCTGCGTCCCTACATGGGCGGGATGGCGCGGATCGTCAAACGCTGATAAAATCGTGAATCGGACATGAAACAGTGGGAGTGCGTGATCTGCGGGTACATCCACGAGGGGGAGGAACCTCCTGACGTGTGCCCGGTGTGCGACGCGCCGAAGGAGCTTTTCCGGCTCCTGGACTGACGACATCGAGGGTCCCCAATGGAGCCGCCGAAGATTCGACATATCCACCCCATGCTGGTCCATTTCCCGCAG is a genomic window containing:
- the serS gene encoding serine--tRNA ligase, with the protein product MLDLKFVRENIGVVEEALRKRRSTLTLDGFVALDGARRKRLLEVEGMRAERNAASEEIGRLRREKKDASELMERMKELSARLKDAEGLLPEIEGRMEEFLLSIPNVPDASVPEGAGEEENPVVRTWGTPRAFPFPVKDHVDLGAELDILDFDRAAKIAGGRFCLSKGAGALMERALIGLMLDIHTREHGYLEVLPPFLANSASFLGTGQLPKFEEDLFRVAGTDYFLVPTAEVPVTNIVRDEILSADRLPLKMTAYTPCFRAEAGSYGKDTRGMIRQHQFNKVELVKVCRPEQSPEELEKLTADAEAILQRLELPYRVVTLCSGDLGFSSAKTYDIEVWVPSQERYREISSCSSFTDFQARRAKIRFREGASGKTRLAHTLNGSGLAVGRTVVAILENFQREDGTVDVPAALRPYMGGMARIVKR
- a CDS encoding rubrerythrin family protein codes for the protein MKQWECVICGYIHEGEEPPDVCPVCDAPKELFRLLD